In Labilibaculum sp. DW002, one DNA window encodes the following:
- a CDS encoding NAD(P)-dependent oxidoreductase, which translates to MKIAVFGASGATGRLLVKQLLDDGHQVRILVRSADSLPDFLKNQENLSVKEAAISELSDADLEQFVSTCDALASCLGHNLTWKGIYGKPRRLVTDATRRLCQAVKANGSGKPIKFVLMNTTGNRNRDLEEAISFGQKCVIGLLRLLLPPHVDNEQAADYLRTQIGQNNKAIEWAAVRPDGLVDHENVSPYEIHPSPTRSAIFNAGQTSRINVGHFMADLITDENTWAIWKGKMPVIYNRTTAESTIE; encoded by the coding sequence ATGAAAATAGCAGTGTTTGGAGCAAGTGGAGCAACAGGGAGACTATTGGTTAAGCAATTGCTTGATGATGGACATCAGGTTAGAATTCTTGTGCGGTCGGCTGATAGCCTGCCGGATTTTTTGAAAAATCAGGAAAACTTAAGTGTAAAAGAAGCGGCTATATCTGAGCTTAGCGATGCCGATTTGGAACAGTTCGTAAGCACTTGCGATGCGCTTGCTTCCTGTTTGGGGCATAACCTGACTTGGAAAGGTATTTATGGAAAGCCTCGTAGGTTGGTTACCGATGCAACACGCAGGTTGTGCCAGGCTGTAAAGGCAAACGGATCGGGAAAGCCCATTAAATTTGTGCTGATGAACACAACTGGCAATAGAAATCGAGATTTAGAGGAAGCAATCTCTTTTGGGCAGAAGTGTGTAATTGGCCTTCTTCGCCTTTTGTTACCTCCGCATGTTGACAATGAGCAGGCTGCCGATTATTTACGAACACAGATTGGACAGAACAATAAAGCAATAGAATGGGCTGCTGTTCGTCCGGATGGTTTGGTTGATCATGAAAATGTTAGTCCATACGAGATTCATCCTTCACCCACGAGAAGTGCAATTTTTAATGCGGGGCAAACAAGTCGAATAAACGTTGGTCACTTTATGGCTGATTTAATTACCGATGAAAATACATGGGCTATTTGGAAAGGAAAAATGCCTGTGATCTATAATCGTACGACAGCAGAAAGCACTATTGAATAG
- a CDS encoding carboxypeptidase-like regulatory domain-containing protein, translating to MKKLLLLLLLVGFHFVSYNQVIIKGTIFEKKTNEKVCFATIYFNGTFVGTSSDKNGDFSLNIPHNTCMPLTISAIGYYSVTLPKFDVDKPIIVHLKPKAYKMRELKVFDKSLVSQRKANLKVFKRIFLGRTVNAMHCEITNEQDISFNYGSDRDTLKAFASKPILISNSALGYKITYSLNKFEYYRKSASFTFHGNIFFNEDMACNAADKQMYKSKRESTYLGSRMHFLRALWANDLLSAGFSLRNLTNDNLKSQDVIIQEACNLSSADRSNKKYLTYPTNLTVMYQSNSSEIILRKPKVFFNEVGFVELDISWEGEMVTRRMGDMLPYEYDVNE from the coding sequence ATGAAGAAGCTCTTACTATTGTTACTGCTTGTTGGTTTCCATTTTGTGTCTTACAATCAAGTTATCATTAAGGGAACAATATTCGAAAAGAAGACCAATGAGAAAGTTTGTTTTGCAACAATCTATTTCAACGGAACATTTGTTGGTACTAGCTCCGATAAAAATGGGGACTTTAGTTTAAACATCCCGCACAATACGTGCATGCCTTTAACAATTAGCGCTATCGGATACTATTCTGTTACCTTGCCAAAATTCGATGTCGATAAACCCATAATCGTTCACTTAAAACCCAAAGCATATAAAATGCGAGAACTTAAGGTATTCGATAAATCTCTTGTGTCGCAACGAAAAGCAAATCTAAAAGTGTTTAAAAGGATATTTTTGGGTAGAACGGTTAATGCAATGCATTGTGAAATTACGAACGAACAAGACATAAGCTTTAACTATGGCAGCGATCGGGATACATTAAAAGCCTTTGCCTCAAAACCAATTCTTATTAGCAACAGTGCTTTAGGTTACAAGATCACTTACTCTCTCAATAAATTTGAATATTATCGAAAAAGCGCTTCGTTCACTTTTCATGGAAATATTTTCTTTAATGAAGATATGGCTTGTAATGCAGCAGATAAACAGATGTATAAATCAAAAAGAGAAAGTACTTATTTAGGATCACGAATGCATTTCTTAAGAGCACTATGGGCAAATGATTTATTGTCAGCCGGATTTTCATTGAGGAATTTAACAAATGATAATCTCAAGAGTCAAGATGTGATAATTCAAGAAGCTTGTAATTTGTCAAGTGCCGATCGTAGCAACAAAAAATACCTTACTTACCCAACTAATCTTACCGTGATGTATCAATCAAATTCGAGTGAAATTATTCTTCGCAAGCCAAAAGTATTTTTTAACGAAGTAGGCTTTGTAGAATTAGACATCAGCTGGGAAGGTGAGATGGTAACAAGACGTATGGGCGACATGTTGCCTTACGAGTATGATGTAAATGAGTAA